In Erigeron canadensis isolate Cc75 chromosome 1, C_canadensis_v1, whole genome shotgun sequence, a single window of DNA contains:
- the LOC122608923 gene encoding uncharacterized protein LOC122608923 has protein sequence MTNTCVTSLRGIICYKPPPIHFPKGNNFQACVFKRLHNAPLTALVYPSQPLTWTLNNQLSQSDSPAQRSEEWFALRRDKLTTSAFSTALGFWKGRRRYELWHEKVFISDTESMLTPASIQAMEWGVVNEAKAIEKYKSITGREVSSLAFATHSENKFDWIGASPDGLLGCSPNLGILEVKCPFNKGKPGVALPWTNMPYYYMPQVQGQMEVMDREWVDLYCWTLNGSTIFRVCRNREYWMLIHGILREFWWENVVPAKEALAMGSEEEAKKYEPISTHKLTGLVIQKSKELASGSKLLCREIAGHIEFFR, from the exons ATGACCAACACCTGTGTCACAAGTCTCCGCGGTATAATATGCTATAAACCACCGCCAATTCACTTCCCCAAAGGAAATAACTTTCAAGCTTGCGTTTTTAAAAGACTGCACAATGCTCCATTGACCGCATTAGTTTACCCCTCTCAACCATTGACTTGGACTTTAAATAATCAGCTTTCTCAGTCAGATTCCCCCGCCCAACGTTCAGAGGAATGGTTCGCCCTTCGAAGGGACAAATTGACTACTAGCGCCTTTAGTACCGCTCTTGGTTTTTGGAAGGGCAGGCGTAGGTATGAACTTTGGCACGAGAAAGTTTTTATTTCCGATACAGAATCTATGCTCACGCCCGCCTCAATTCAGGCCATGGAGTGGGGTGTAGTTAATGAAGCAAAAGCCATTGAGAAATATAAAAGCATCACAGGTCGTGAAGTAAGTTCATTAGCGTTTGCCACACATTCGGAAAATAAGTTTGATTGGATTGGTGCATCTCCAGACGGGCTTCTTGGGTGTTCCCCCAATTTAGGGATACTTGAAGTAAAGTGTCCATTTAACAAAGGGAAACCCGGCGTAGCTTTACCTTGGACCAATATGCCTTACTATTATATGCCTCAGGTTCAGGGTCAAATGGAAGTTATGGACAGAGAATGGGTTGATTTGTATTGCTGGACACTAAATGGGAGTACCATATTTCGTGTATGTAGAAATCGAGAATATTGGATGTTGATTCATGGTATTTTACGGGAGTTTTGGTGGGAAAATGTGGTACCCGCTAAAGAAGCTTTGGCGATGGGAAGTGAGGAAGAAGCCAAGAAATATGAACCAATATCAACACATAAGCTAACGGGATTGGTGATCCAAAAGAGCAAAGAGTTGGCCAGCGGCTCAAAGCTTCTATGTCGAGAAATTGCAGGGCATATTGAATTCTTTAG gtaa
- the LOC122610461 gene encoding F-box protein SKIP14-like, whose protein sequence is MALNFSHRPVSPFGGMQEKGGEGYDMGGTPESKDIIDLLPSDPFGMDIDISTTFTAITGWLGELEWDYGDYMKNRVVNCKEDYGSLFAGFSFFWNSALRFQSFPSGLMCHHDQYHKGFSFGNDGFVVRKSEGFVSCPDVIGSEPHEAFVLALSYLGMKDLLVVERVCKSLCSAIRSDSLLWRNVYVDQPLNERITDDVLVRLTKRADGNLQCLSLIKCPKITDDGLRRVLETNPKLTKLFIPGCTRLSIDGILNNLKAFTSSTGTAGIRYIRTGGFYGITLDHFEVLKNLLGIQKSDYSPHYYHRPNLYLPSDDDRAIDVEICPRCHNLRLVYDCPADCCQPKDKCRACIICIPRCAECGRCVHNSEYEETFSLEYLCSECLKQLPRCQEPHETQVSLLG, encoded by the exons ATGGCATTGAATTTTTCGCACCGTCCGGTATCACCGTTTGGGGGTATGCAGGAGAAAGGGGGTGAGGGATATGATATGGGGGGAACACCGGAATCGAAAGACATTATCGATTTATTGCCATCCGATCCGTTTGGtatggatatagatataagTACTACCTTTACAGCTATTACAGGATGGTTAGGCGAATTAGAATGGGattatggtgattatatgaaaaACCGGGTTGTGAATTGTAAAGAGGATTATGGGTCGTTGTTTGCAGGTTTTAGTTTCTTTTGGAATAGTGCGTTAAGATTTCAATCGTTTCCTAGCGGTTTGATGTGTCATCATGATCAGTATCATAAAGGTTTTAGTTTTGGGAATGATGGTTTTGTTGTTAGGAAATCTGAAGGGTTTGTTAGTTGTCCTGATGTGATTGGCAGCGAGCCTCATGAGGCTTTTGTTCTTGCTCTTAGTTATTTAGGAATGAAGGATCTTCTTGTGGTCGAGCGTGTTTGTAAATCATTGTGTTCTGCTATTCGTAGTGATTCTCTTTTATGGAGGAATGTTTATGTTGATCAGCCGTTGAATGAGAGGATTACCGATGATGTTCTTGTTCGGTTAACTAAGCGGGCTGACGGTAATCTTCAGTGTTTGAGTCTAATTAAATGTCCCAAGATCACAGATGATGGTCTGAGACGCGTGCTTGAAACTAACCCAAAATTGACCAAG TTGTTCATTCCGGGATGTACAAGACTTAGTATTGATGGTATTTTGAATAACCTGAAGGCTTTTACTTCGAGTACCGGAACAGCTGGTATTAGGTATATAAGAACAGGTGGGTTTTATGGGATAACGCTTGATCACTTTGAAGTATTGAAGAATTTGTTGGGCATTCAGAAAAGTGATTACAGTCCGCATTATTATCACCGTCCGAACTTATATTTGCCATCTGATGATGATCGTGCTATTGATGTTGAAATATGTCCTAGATGTCATAATTTGAGGCTTGTATATGATTGTCCGGCTGATTGTTGTCAACCGAAAGATAAATGTAGGGCCTGCATAATTTGCATACCTCGGTGCGCTGAATGTGGGAGGTGTGTACACAATAGTGAATATGAAGAAACATTCTCGTTGGAGTATCTTTGTTCAGAGTGTTTGAAACAGCTGCCAAGGTGTCAAGAGCCACATGAAACGCAGGTTAGTCTTCTTGGCTAG
- the LOC122593145 gene encoding uncharacterized protein LOC122593145, translating to MAHYAIQQDVRDTASSSRTYTRHDDRGESHNRLFRDYFAEEPKFNETFFRQRFRMSRRLFVKIASDLENNFSFFQRKIDARGKWGFSALQRCTSAVRQLGYGSNPDSLDDYLNMSERSSRDTLNAFCDGVIKLYRHEYLRRPTHGTTPLVPFTVNGTEYQYPYFLVDGIYPRYAMFVKTISHPTGEKRIRYAKAQEAARKDVE from the exons ATGGCGCATTATGCGATTCAACAGGATGTCCGTGATACTGCCTCCTCTTCAAGAACGTATACAAGACACGACGATCGTGGTGAGTCTCACAACCGTCTTTTTCGAGATTATTTTGCCGAGGAACCGAaatttaatgagactttttttagacAACGGTTTCGTATGAGTAGACGGTTGTTTGTGAAGATAGCTTcagatttggaaaacaattttagtttttttcaaagGAAGATCGACGCTCGTGGTAAATGGGGGTTTTCAGCTTTACAGAGATGCACATCTGCAGTTCGCCAGTTAGGATACGGTAGTAATCCCGACAGTTTAGATGATTACCTAAATATGTCGGAAAGATCGTCACGTGACACCCTTAATGCTTTTTGTGATGGAGTTATTAAGTTATATCGGCATGAATATTTGCGTAGGCCAACGC ACGGCACAACACCGTTGGTTCCTTTCACTGTAAATGGAACCGAATATCAGTACCCGTATTTTCTCGTAGATGGGATCTACCCAAGATATGCGATGTTTGTGAAAACGATTTCCCATCCAACCGGTGAGAAAAGGATTCGATATGCTAAGGCACAGGAGGCTGCAAGGAAGGATGTGGAGTGA